A stretch of Pseudomonas sp. CCC3.1 DNA encodes these proteins:
- a CDS encoding DUF423 domain-containing protein, producing the protein MLRVFLMLAAFFGFTGVALGAFAAHGLKDRLSEQYLAIFHTGVTYQLVHALALFGVALLATQLQSRLITWAGVCFALGIVLFSGSLYVLTLTGISKLGMITPIGGLGFLAGWLCLGLAAWRVS; encoded by the coding sequence ATGTTGCGCGTTTTTCTGATGTTGGCCGCGTTCTTCGGCTTTACCGGTGTGGCTCTGGGCGCCTTTGCGGCCCATGGCCTGAAAGACCGACTGAGTGAGCAATACCTGGCTATTTTTCATACAGGGGTGACCTATCAACTGGTTCACGCCCTGGCCCTGTTCGGCGTGGCACTGCTGGCGACCCAATTGCAAAGCCGTTTGATCACGTGGGCGGGTGTGTGTTTCGCGCTGGGTATCGTGCTTTTTTCCGGCAGCCTTTACGTACTGACTCTGACTGGCATCAGCAAGCTGGGGATGATTACCCCTATTGGCGGGCTGGGATTTCTGGCCGGTTGGTTGTGCCTGGGTCTGGCCGCCTGGCGCGTAAGTTAA
- a CDS encoding thiazole synthase, whose translation MSNVRSDKPFVLAGRTYQSRLLVGTGKYRDLEETRLAIEASGAEIVTVAVRRTNIGQNPGEPNLLDVLPPDRYTILPNTAGCYDAIEAVRTCRLARELLDGHNLVKLEVLADQKTLFPNVIETLKAAEILVKDGFDVMVYTSDDPIIARELEAMGCIAVMPLAGLIGTGLGICNPYNLRIILEEAKIPVLVDAGVGTASDATIAMEMGCEAVLMNSAIANAQHPIIMAEAMKHAIVAGRLAYLAGRMPKKLYASASSPLDGLIK comes from the coding sequence ATGAGCAATGTTCGCAGCGATAAGCCTTTTGTTTTGGCTGGCCGTACGTATCAGTCGCGTCTGCTGGTAGGTACCGGCAAGTACCGCGACCTGGAAGAAACCCGTTTGGCCATCGAAGCCTCGGGCGCTGAAATCGTCACTGTCGCTGTGCGTCGCACCAACATCGGTCAGAACCCGGGTGAGCCAAACCTGCTCGACGTGCTGCCGCCAGACCGCTATACCATTCTGCCGAACACCGCCGGTTGCTATGACGCGATTGAAGCCGTGCGCACCTGCCGTCTGGCCCGAGAACTGCTGGATGGCCACAACCTGGTCAAACTTGAAGTGCTGGCGGACCAGAAAACCCTGTTCCCGAACGTGATCGAAACCCTCAAGGCCGCTGAGATTCTGGTCAAAGACGGTTTCGATGTAATGGTGTACACCAGCGATGACCCGATCATCGCCCGCGAACTGGAAGCCATGGGCTGCATCGCGGTCATGCCGCTGGCGGGCCTGATCGGCACGGGGTTGGGTATCTGCAATCCGTACAACCTGCGGATCATTCTTGAAGAAGCAAAAATTCCGGTACTGGTGGACGCGGGTGTAGGCACTGCCTCCGACGCCACCATCGCCATGGAAATGGGCTGCGAAGCGGTGCTGATGAACTCGGCCATCGCCAATGCCCAGCATCCAATCATCATGGCCGAAGCCATGAAACACGCCATTGTGGCGGGCCGTCTGGCGTATCTGGCCGGACGCATGCCGAAAAAACTCTATGCCAGCGCCTCTTCGCCGCTGGATGGTCTGATCAAGTAA
- the thiS gene encoding sulfur carrier protein ThiS has product MRIQLNGESLELPDGETVAALLARLELTGRRVAVELNLDIVPRSQHAETVLKEGDQVEVVHAIGGG; this is encoded by the coding sequence ATGCGCATTCAGTTGAACGGTGAATCCCTTGAACTGCCGGACGGCGAAACCGTTGCGGCTCTGTTGGCACGGCTGGAGCTGACGGGCCGTCGAGTCGCAGTTGAGCTTAATCTGGACATCGTGCCGCGCAGTCAGCACGCCGAGACGGTGCTCAAAGAAGGCGATCAGGTCGAAGTGGTGCACGCCATTGGTGGCGGCTAG
- the ftsX gene encoding permease-like cell division protein FtsX: protein MSATRSPKVSERVAPKAADPQPPKKKKHDEDDGPSFAMLFQAWVESHRASLLDSLRRLGKQPIGSFFTCLVMAVALSLPMGLSLLLNNVERLGGSWQRAAQISLYLQMDASSEQGEQLSNQIKGMAGVADAEFISREKALDEFQQQSGLGEALKELPDNPLPGVVLVTPNEVDKATLEALRERLAALPKVQQAQLDLVWVERLAAILKLGDRFVFGLTVLLVSALLLVIGNTIRLHIENRRIEIEVIKLVGGTDSYVRRPFLYMGALYGFGAGILSWGVLAYGLNWLNDAVVGLAGLYGSNFALAGVPVADGLSLLLGAVLLGYIGAWIAVARHLRELSPK, encoded by the coding sequence ATGAGTGCAACACGCAGCCCCAAGGTATCCGAGCGCGTCGCGCCGAAGGCCGCCGATCCACAGCCGCCGAAAAAGAAAAAACACGACGAAGACGATGGTCCTAGCTTCGCAATGTTGTTTCAGGCCTGGGTTGAGTCGCACCGCGCCAGCCTGCTCGACAGCTTGCGGCGTTTGGGCAAGCAGCCGATAGGCAGCTTTTTTACCTGCCTGGTGATGGCGGTGGCCCTGAGCTTGCCGATGGGCTTGTCATTGTTGCTTAACAACGTCGAGCGACTGGGTGGTTCATGGCAGCGTGCGGCGCAGATTTCGTTGTACTTGCAGATGGACGCCAGCAGTGAGCAGGGCGAGCAATTAAGCAATCAGATAAAAGGTATGGCTGGGGTCGCGGACGCTGAATTTATCAGTCGCGAAAAAGCCCTGGATGAGTTCCAGCAGCAGTCAGGGCTGGGCGAAGCGCTCAAAGAGCTGCCGGATAACCCGTTGCCGGGCGTGGTGCTGGTGACCCCGAATGAGGTCGATAAAGCCACCCTCGAGGCCTTGCGCGAGCGACTTGCTGCGTTGCCGAAGGTGCAACAGGCGCAACTTGATCTAGTCTGGGTCGAACGCTTGGCGGCCATCCTGAAATTGGGTGACCGGTTTGTGTTTGGCCTGACCGTGCTGTTGGTCTCGGCGTTGCTGCTGGTCATCGGTAATACGATCCGCCTGCACATCGAGAACCGTCGTATCGAAATTGAAGTGATCAAGCTGGTCGGTGGTACAGACAGCTATGTACGTAGGCCGTTTCTTTACATGGGCGCGCTTTACGGATTTGGAGCCGGGATTTTGTCCTGGGGTGTATTGGCGTACGGCCTGAACTGGCTCAACGATGCCGTTGTAGGGCTGGCCGGATTGTATGGCAGCAATTTTGCACTGGCCGGAGTGCCAGTAGCCGATGGTCTGTCGCTCTTGCTTGGCGCGGTGCTGTTAGGGTATATCGGTGCATGGATTGCAGTAGCGCGTCACTTACGTGAGCTTTCGCCCAAGTAG
- the rpoH gene encoding RNA polymerase sigma factor RpoH, whose protein sequence is MTTSLQPAYALVPGANLEAYVNTVNSIPLLTPEQERELAESLYYEQDLGAARQMVLAHLRFVVHIARSYSGYGLAQADLIQEGNVGLMKAVKRFNPEMGVRLVSFAVHWIKAEIHEFILRNWRIVKVATTKAQRKLFFNLRSQKKRLAWLNNEEVHRVAESLGVEPREVREMESRLTGHDMAFDPAAEADDDSAFQSPANYLEDHRYDPARQLEDADWTDNSNTNLHEALEVLDERSRDILYQRWLAEEKATLHDLAQKYNVSAERIRQLEKSAMNKLKLSIAA, encoded by the coding sequence ATGACCACTTCTTTGCAACCTGCGTATGCGTTGGTCCCTGGTGCGAACCTTGAGGCCTATGTCAACACGGTGAACAGCATTCCATTGCTGACACCGGAGCAGGAGCGTGAACTGGCCGAGAGTCTCTACTATGAGCAGGATTTGGGGGCGGCTCGGCAGATGGTGCTCGCCCACCTGCGTTTTGTTGTACACATTGCCCGTAGTTATTCGGGTTATGGCTTGGCTCAGGCAGACCTGATCCAAGAAGGTAACGTCGGCCTGATGAAGGCGGTCAAACGCTTCAACCCTGAAATGGGTGTGCGTCTGGTGTCTTTCGCTGTGCACTGGATCAAAGCAGAGATCCACGAGTTCATCTTGCGTAACTGGCGGATCGTGAAAGTCGCGACCACCAAGGCTCAGCGCAAATTGTTCTTTAACCTGCGCAGCCAGAAAAAACGTTTGGCCTGGCTGAACAATGAAGAAGTTCATCGTGTGGCTGAAAGCCTCGGCGTAGAGCCTCGCGAAGTCCGCGAGATGGAAAGCCGCCTGACTGGCCACGACATGGCGTTCGATCCGGCAGCAGAAGCTGACGACGACAGTGCATTCCAGTCGCCAGCCAATTATCTGGAAGACCACCGGTACGACCCGGCGCGTCAACTGGAAGACGCTGACTGGACCGATAACTCCAACACCAACCTGCACGAAGCGTTGGAAGTGTTGGACGAGCGTAGCCGTGACATTCTGTATCAGCGCTGGTTGGCTGAAGAGAAAGCCACGCTGCACGACCTGGCCCAGAAATACAACGTGTCAGCCGAGCGGATTCGTCAGCTGGAAAAAAGCGCGATGAACAAGCTCAAATTGTCGATCGCCGCCTAA
- the mtgA gene encoding monofunctional biosynthetic peptidoglycan transglycosylase translates to MARSTGSAKPSMLRNLLHRFLKALLWFAAGSALLVLIFRWVPPPGTALMVERKVESWFDGQPIDLQRNWRPWDEISNELKVAVIAGEDQKFAEHWGFDFSAIRAAFVHNEQGGTLRGASTLSQQVSKNLFLWSGRSWLRKGLEAWFTGLIEVLWPKQRILEVYLNSAEWDDGVFGAQAAAQHHFGVDAKNLSRQQASQLAAVLPNPRNWSASRPSPYVASRAAWIRQQMRQLGGDNYLTTLNTSPQRHALGGVNQL, encoded by the coding sequence ATGGCGCGCTCAACGGGTTCGGCCAAGCCATCTATGCTGCGTAATCTTTTACATCGCTTTCTTAAAGCCCTGCTCTGGTTCGCAGCGGGCAGTGCGTTGCTGGTGCTGATTTTTCGCTGGGTGCCGCCACCCGGCACCGCGCTGATGGTCGAGCGCAAGGTCGAGTCATGGTTCGACGGCCAGCCCATTGATCTGCAACGCAACTGGCGGCCTTGGGATGAAATCTCCAATGAGCTGAAAGTCGCAGTGATTGCCGGTGAGGATCAAAAATTTGCCGAACACTGGGGCTTTGACTTCAGTGCCATCAGGGCGGCCTTCGTGCACAACGAGCAGGGCGGCACGTTGCGTGGCGCCAGTACGCTGAGCCAGCAAGTGTCGAAGAACCTGTTTTTATGGTCGGGGCGCAGTTGGCTGCGCAAAGGCCTGGAAGCCTGGTTTACCGGGCTGATTGAGGTGTTGTGGCCTAAACAGCGGATCCTCGAGGTGTACCTCAACAGCGCCGAATGGGATGACGGGGTATTTGGTGCGCAGGCGGCGGCTCAACATCACTTCGGCGTGGATGCCAAAAACCTGTCGCGCCAGCAGGCCAGTCAGTTGGCCGCCGTGCTGCCTAACCCGCGTAACTGGAGTGCCAGCCGTCCTAGTCCGTATGTGGCCAGCCGTGCAGCGTGGATTCGCCAGCAAATGCGTCAACTGGGCGGGGACAACTACCTCACCACCCTGAACACCTCCCCGCAGCGACATGCCCTGGGCGGAGTAAACCAACTGTAG